CCTTTCATGACCAGACTTTTCAATCTTTCCCCCAGGAAAATTCTTTTTCCTGAATCCGAGTCTCTATCAAAGTTCTCTGAGGGGTGGAATGGAAATCCAAAAAAAAATTGCCGTCGTTGATTTCGGAGGGCAGTATGCTCACCTGATCGCATCCAGGATTCGAAGACTCGGCGCTTATACGGAAATTCTTTCCAACGATGAACCTCTTTCCAGTTATCAAAAATACGCAGGCATCATTCTTTCCGGAGGACCGGAAAGCGTCTACGAACCGGATTCTCCCAGCATTTCTTCAAAACTTTTCGACCTCGGCATTCCTATATTAGGAATTTGTTACGGTCATCAACTCATCATGAAACTCTTAGGTGGAGTTGTAGAACGTTCCGGAACGGGAGAATATGGTCCGGCTTCCTTGGAACTTCATTCAGAAAACGGAAATTCTTTATTGAAGAATTTTGTGGGTGGGGAACAAGTCTGGATGAATCACGCGGATGAGGTTGTAAAACTTCCGGCGGGTTTTTCCAAAATCGCGTCTTCTAAAGACTGCGGATATGCAGTCGTAGAAAATTCTTCCAAGAAAATCTTTGGAATTCAATTTCATGCGGAAGTAAGTCACAGCGAAAAAGGTTCCGTGCTTCTGGAGAATTTCATCCAGATCTGCGGAGCTTCTCGCACCTGGGGAATCGATCAATTCCTCAAGGAAAAAATCAAAGAAATTCAAGAAACCGTAAAGCCGGAACAAAAAGTTTTTATGCTCGTTTCGGGCGGAGTCGATTCCACGGTTTCCTATCTTCTTCTCTGCAAAGCGCTTGGAACCGAAAGAGTTCTCGGTTTTTTAATCGACACTGGTTTTATGAGAAAGGGTGAAGTTCTCCCTTTGCAAGAGAAACTCAAGTCGCAGAAGATTCACCTAACAGTGAGAGACGAATCGAATCTATTTTACGAAAGTTTAAAGGGAAAATCGGATCCGGAAGAAAAACGAAAGATCGTAGGAAATCTTTTTCTGGAAGCGAGAGATCGTGCGGTGAAAGAATTGGATTTGGAACACGGAGATTGGCTTCTCGGTCAAGGAACGATCTATCCCGATACGATCGAGTCGGGCGGGACCAAACATTCTCATACGATTAAGACCCATCACAATCGAGTGGAAGCGATCCAAAAACTCATCGAAGAAGGAAAGGTGATCGAACCGATTCGCGATCTTTATAAGGACGAGGTTCGCGATTTAGGTCTGCTTCTCGGTCTGGAACCGGAGTGGGTCGGTCGCCATCCATTTCCCGGTCCTGGTCTTGTCGTTCGAATGCTCGCCGTTGAAAAAACGAGTACCGATTTGGATCAGAAAGAAATCGATTCTTATCTTTCCACTCAGAACGGGTTGTCCGGAAAAATTCTTCCAGTCGCGAGTGTAGGAGTAAAGGGCGATCGTAGATCCTATGCCAACTGCGTCGTGTTAAACGACATCAATACAGATTGGAAGACTCTAGATCGGGTCGCAACTCATCTTTCCAATCAATTCTCCTTTATCAATCGGGTCGTTCTTCTTCCTTTTGAGAAGGATGTGAAGAATCTGGCCTTTCGTTTTACAGGAATGCAACTGGATAAAAAATGCTCCGATCTTCTCCGGGAAGCGGATTCTATCGTTGAGTCTTTGATCTTCAAAGCGGGGCTTTACAATCAAATCTGGCAAATGCCGGTCGTACTTCTTCCGATCGGAGAAAAGGAGAATGAGAAGAGTATCGTTCTTCGTCCTGTGGAATCTCAAGAGGCGATGACCGCTAACTTTTTTCCGATGAAACGGGAACTTCTCAAAGAAATCAAAGCGGAAGTTCTTAAAATTCCCGGTATTCGTTACGTCTTTTTCGATCTTACGAACAAACCGCCGGGAACAATCGAGTGGGAATGATCAATCCTCGGTCTCAATTTTATACATTTTCACAGCCTGCGATTTTCCTTTCACCGTAACCTCGTCTAAAAATTCATGCGGGAACCGTGATGGATCTTTGAGTGAGGCAATCGTGACTTCGCTTGCAACGATCGGACAACCGAACTGTTTCGTCAGACCTTCGATTCGCGAAGCAAGATTGACGCTGTCTCCGATCACCGTACATTCCATTCGATTCTCGTGACCGATGATTCCCAGCATCAGATGACCTGTGTGAATTCCAATTCCGATATCCACAGCTTCTTGGTTTTGACTCTTTCGGATTTCGTTGAATTTTCGAAGAGTTCTTCTCATCGCTAATGCGGCATCCACTGCATCTTCCGCGCGACTCGGAAAGATCGCCATGATTGCGTCCCCGATAAATTTATCGATAAAACCGTGGTGTTCCCGGATCACCGGTGCGATTCTTCCCAAATACTCGTTGATAAATTGAAAGTTCTCACCGGGTGTCATCTTTTCGGAGAGGGTGGTAAAGCCGCGAATATCGGAAAACATCACGGTCATCAGACCTTCCGTTTGGTCGGCTAGTTGGGTTTCTAAGATGGATCGTTTGCTCAATAGAGCAAGAGTTTCTTTGGGTACGAATCGACTGTAGGCTTCGGAAAGTTGTTGTTGTGTGTGATAGGCGGACGCGTTTTCGATCGCGACCGCGATCTGATTTCCCACGATGCTCAAGATCATTTCGTCTAACAACTTAAAGGCGTTCATCTCGGAACTTTCCACCGCGAAGACACCGAGCAATCTTTCTTTGACTAAAAGTGGGATGGCGATCTGACTTTTGGCGTCTTTCAGGCCGGGGAGTTCGATTTTTTTTTCTTCCCGTCCCATCGATTGACCCACCTGTCCCGCATAACGCATTTGTGTGGAGATTCCGACCATCCGCATGATTTTTTTTCGTTTCGCTACAACTCCGATGACTCCCTGTCCGAATTCCACTCTGGCTCCGATTCCGACTTCTTCATAGCCTCGGCTTGCGACTACTTTAAGGATTTCGGTTCCGTCCTGAACCATAAGTATGAGCGCGTGTTTGAAACCGAAGACCTCGTCCATCACCTTCATGATTCTCTCGAAGATTTGGTCGAGATCGAGAGTGTTCAGAATTTCTGCGGAAATGGATTGGATGATTTCGACTTCGCGGGTTTTACGGTGAAGCTTTTGATTTAATTCTTCAATTCCTTTTTGGTTCTCGACGAATTGTTTTTTGAAATCTTCGATTTCCTGATCGTTCGGCACGATTAGGTCTCCTTCGCTTCGACGAGATTCTTTACGGAACGAACTTCGAAGATGTCCGCGGCCTTGAGTTTGAATACGTCGCTCATTCCGGACATGGATGCGATCGCCTCCAGTTGCATTTCCATCGCGTCGAACAAATCTCCTTCGGTTTCCGTTCTTTGATAGTAGATTTCTAAAAGCCAAGGTTCCAAATTCTCCGGATTTAGAACCTGAAGCTGTGCGTGACGATTTTCCACCGCGTTCTTGTGCGTTTTTCCGAAGAACTGATTCGAGATGGCGACATGACGTTCGTCGACTTGATACACCTGACTTACGATCGTTGCATTCGGAATTCCTTCTTTGGAGGAAGTAACCATAATACTCGGAACAACTCCTTGCAAACAAGGTTGGATTTCTTCTAAGATCATTTCAATTTTTCTCCCGCTTTTGCTCCGGGCGATTGTTCAAACAATTCCGAAAGTTCGAACGTGATCGCGAACGCCGGTTTGATTTTGTATTTTGCCCAACCTTCTCCCGCCTTCGGTCCAAAAAATACGGAGCTGGTTTCCGATCCCGCTTGTCGAATTTGATGCATGAGTTCGTAATCCTCTTCGGAACAATCACTCACTTGTTTTACAGTTCCTTTGAACTGTCTCGTTTTGAAAGAAGACATGTGGGCGACGGTCGTAGCGATCAAGCCGTTCTCCCGAATATCCTCTAAGCAGGCCTCCGCGACAACCTGAGGGACAAGCACTGTGATTTCCGTTTTGTTCACGTTGTATCGAATTCCAAATCCTCTCGCAAAATGTGGTTTAAGATCCGCATTCCTCGTGGCGATGCTGATCGACAAAGGCCCGCTGAATTCGCCTAAATCTTCTTGGGATAACATTTTACCTCCGTTGTTTTAAAAGTGGATTATCGTATCCCGTCGGAGAATTTGGGGCAAGAAGAATTCTATTCGAAAGCTTGTGTATGAAAAAAATGAGTTTCGTTTAGTTGAATATTCAAATTATATAAAGTACTAGAATAGGAGAGTTTGATTGAATTTTTCGATTTGATTTCGTTGCGAAATGATAATTTGACCGGATAAGATTCGGAGTGGCTTTGGAGTGGTATTTTGCGTAGATTTAAACGGTTTGGAAAAGTCTCTTCTCTCTTTCAATCTGCTTTGGATAATTCGAGTCGCTACGATTTTTCCGGAAGCACTTGAATCTTAAATTTCATCGAATTTTCTTGGAAATAAAGATCTTCTTCCCTTTGTTCGATTCGTTTTGAGAATTCCAGAAGAAGTGCGCTCGAAAACGAACCCCATTCTTCTTGCGGTGCGGGATGAAGCAAAGAATCTCCTTGGATTCGCAATTGTTCTGGTTGGAACAAAACGAATCTACTCGGAGAATAAAAAAGTTTTTCCGATTCCCTTTTTCGGAATACGAAGATCGTGGTAGTTGGTTGGATAAAATTCCATTCTCCTGCACAAAGAGAGAGGTAAGGATATTCCGGATGAACTCCGGTTTCATTTTTACAAATTCTAGAAATGAATAAATCCAGAAAGTGTGGGTCGTTCAACTCTGTGCCTTCGTGGAAGATTCGGCCACGAGAATCCAACTGATAAAAATAGCTTCTTCT
Above is a genomic segment from Leptospira stimsonii containing:
- the guaA gene encoding glutamine-hydrolyzing GMP synthase, with product MEIQKKIAVVDFGGQYAHLIASRIRRLGAYTEILSNDEPLSSYQKYAGIILSGGPESVYEPDSPSISSKLFDLGIPILGICYGHQLIMKLLGGVVERSGTGEYGPASLELHSENGNSLLKNFVGGEQVWMNHADEVVKLPAGFSKIASSKDCGYAVVENSSKKIFGIQFHAEVSHSEKGSVLLENFIQICGASRTWGIDQFLKEKIKEIQETVKPEQKVFMLVSGGVDSTVSYLLLCKALGTERVLGFLIDTGFMRKGEVLPLQEKLKSQKIHLTVRDESNLFYESLKGKSDPEEKRKIVGNLFLEARDRAVKELDLEHGDWLLGQGTIYPDTIESGGTKHSHTIKTHHNRVEAIQKLIEEGKVIEPIRDLYKDEVRDLGLLLGLEPEWVGRHPFPGPGLVVRMLAVEKTSTDLDQKEIDSYLSTQNGLSGKILPVASVGVKGDRRSYANCVVLNDINTDWKTLDRVATHLSNQFSFINRVVLLPFEKDVKNLAFRFTGMQLDKKCSDLLREADSIVESLIFKAGLYNQIWQMPVVLLPIGEKENEKSIVLRPVESQEAMTANFFPMKRELLKEIKAEVLKIPGIRYVFFDLTNKPPGTIEWE
- a CDS encoding adenylate/guanylate cyclase domain-containing protein — protein: MPNDQEIEDFKKQFVENQKGIEELNQKLHRKTREVEIIQSISAEILNTLDLDQIFERIMKVMDEVFGFKHALILMVQDGTEILKVVASRGYEEVGIGARVEFGQGVIGVVAKRKKIMRMVGISTQMRYAGQVGQSMGREEKKIELPGLKDAKSQIAIPLLVKERLLGVFAVESSEMNAFKLLDEMILSIVGNQIAVAIENASAYHTQQQLSEAYSRFVPKETLALLSKRSILETQLADQTEGLMTVMFSDIRGFTTLSEKMTPGENFQFINEYLGRIAPVIREHHGFIDKFIGDAIMAIFPSRAEDAVDAALAMRRTLRKFNEIRKSQNQEAVDIGIGIHTGHLMLGIIGHENRMECTVIGDSVNLASRIEGLTKQFGCPIVASEVTIASLKDPSRFPHEFLDEVTVKGKSQAVKMYKIETED
- a CDS encoding pyridoxamine 5'-phosphate oxidase family protein — its product is MILEEIQPCLQGVVPSIMVTSSKEGIPNATIVSQVYQVDERHVAISNQFFGKTHKNAVENRHAQLQVLNPENLEPWLLEIYYQRTETEGDLFDAMEMQLEAIASMSGMSDVFKLKAADIFEVRSVKNLVEAKET
- a CDS encoding DUF4505 family protein — translated: MSQRRSYFYQLDSRGRIFHEGTELNDPHFLDLFISRICKNETGVHPEYPYLSLCAGEWNFIQPTTTIFVFRKRESEKLFYSPSRFVLFQPEQLRIQGDSLLHPAPQEEWGSFSSALLLEFSKRIEQREEDLYFQENSMKFKIQVLPEKS